One Spinacia oleracea cultivar Varoflay chromosome 4, BTI_SOV_V1, whole genome shotgun sequence DNA segment encodes these proteins:
- the LOC110782689 gene encoding serine acetyltransferase 5 isoform X3, with translation MPGGDLSVAPSVGHLTANNEAWLWDQIKGEARRDADSEPALASYLYSTILSHSSLERSLSFHLGNKLCSSTLLSTLLYDLFLNILSSDSSLLDAVVADLRAARVRDPACVSFSHCLLNYKGFLACQSHRVAHKLWNQDRRPLALALHSRISDVFAVDIHPAARIGKGILFDHATGVVIGETAIIGDNCSILHHVTLGGTGKAGGDRHPKVGDGVLIGAGATILGNVRIGDGAKIGAGSVVLIDVPPRTTAVGNPARLIGGKEKPSQNSDVPGESMDHTSFISEWSDYII, from the coding sequence ATGCCAGGAGGGGATTTGAGTGTTGCACCATCAGTGGGTCATTTAACAGCAAATAACGAGGCGTGGTTGTGGGATCAGATAAAGGGTGAAGCCCGTCGTGATGCTGATTCAGAGCCTGCACTTGCCTCTTATCTATACTCCACAATCCTTTCACACTCCTCTCTAGAACGGTCACTCTCCTTCCACCTAGGAAACAAGCTGTGTTCCTCCACTTTGCTGTCAACTCTTCTTTATGATCTCTTCCTTAACATCTTATCATCTGATTCTTCTCTGCTTGATGCTGTTGTTGCTGATTTACGTGCTGCCAGAGTACGTGACCCAGCTTGTGTATCCTTTTCTCACTGCCTTCTAAACTACAAGGGGTTCTTAGCATGTCAATCACACCGTGTGGCCCACAAACTATGGAATCAAGATAGACGGCCTCTTGCACTTGCACTTCACTCCAGAATATCTGATGTATTTGCTGTTGATATCCACCCTGCTGCTAGAATTGGGAAGGGGATACTCTTTGATCATGCTACTGGTGTTGTTATTGGAGAGACAGCAATAATTGGTGACAACTGTTCGATATTACATCACGTGACACTTGGTGGAACAGGAAAAGCTGGAGGTGACCGTCACCCAAAAGTCGGTGATGGAGTTTTAATAGGTGCTGGGGCAACAATCCTGGGTAATGTTAGGATTGGTGATGGAGCAAAGATAGGTGCAGGATCAGTAGTGCTCATTGATGTTCCTCCTAGAACAACAGCTGTGGGTAATCCAGCTAGATTAATCGGTGGCAAAGAGAAACCGTCACAGAATTCAGATGTTCCTGGAGAGTCTATGGATCACACTTCATTTATTTCAGAGTGGTCCGATTATATCATTTAA
- the LOC110782689 gene encoding serine acetyltransferase 5 isoform X2 — MLAVSYAIPSCCINRFYIREFSSSLQPALHHPWYKKRFGCCSTNQENCSLGSPTHLPRMPGGDLSVAPSVGHLTANNEAWLWDQIKGEARRDADSEPALASYLYSTILSHSSLERSLSFHLGNKLCSSTLLSTLLYDLFLNILSSDSSLLDAVVADLRAARVRDPACVSFSHCLLNYKGFLACQSHRVAHKLWNQDRRPLALALHSRISDVFAVDIHPAARIGKGILFDHATGVVIGETAIIGDNCSILHHVTLGGTGKAGGDRHPKVGDGVLIGAGATILGNVRIGDGAKIGAGSVVLIDVPPRTTAVGNPARLIGGKEKPSQNSDVPGESMDHTSFISEWSDYII, encoded by the exons ATGTTGGCGGTTTCATATGCCATTCCGTCTTGCTGCATTAACAGATTTTATATCCGAGAATTTTCAAGTTCTCTTCAACCGGCCCTCCACCACCCCTGGTACAAGAAGAGATTCGGGTGCTGCTCCACCAATCAG GAAAATTGCAGTTTAGGTTCTCCCACACATCTCCCTAGAATGCCAGGAGGGGATTTGAGTGTTGCACCATCAGTGGGTCATTTAACAGCAAATAACGAGGCGTGGTTGTGGGATCAGATAAAGGGTGAAGCCCGTCGTGATGCTGATTCAGAGCCTGCACTTGCCTCTTATCTATACTCCACAATCCTTTCACACTCCTCTCTAGAACGGTCACTCTCCTTCCACCTAGGAAACAAGCTGTGTTCCTCCACTTTGCTGTCAACTCTTCTTTATGATCTCTTCCTTAACATCTTATCATCTGATTCTTCTCTGCTTGATGCTGTTGTTGCTGATTTACGTGCTGCCAGAGTACGTGACCCAGCTTGTGTATCCTTTTCTCACTGCCTTCTAAACTACAAGGGGTTCTTAGCATGTCAATCACACCGTGTGGCCCACAAACTATGGAATCAAGATAGACGGCCTCTTGCACTTGCACTTCACTCCAGAATATCTGATGTATTTGCTGTTGATATCCACCCTGCTGCTAGAATTGGGAAGGGGATACTCTTTGATCATGCTACTGGTGTTGTTATTGGAGAGACAGCAATAATTGGTGACAACTGTTCGATATTACATCACGTGACACTTGGTGGAACAGGAAAAGCTGGAGGTGACCGTCACCCAAAAGTCGGTGATGGAGTTTTAATAGGTGCTGGGGCAACAATCCTGGGTAATGTTAGGATTGGTGATGGAGCAAAGATAGGTGCAGGATCAGTAGTGCTCATTGATGTTCCTCCTAGAACAACAGCTGTGGGTAATCCAGCTAGATTAATCGGTGGCAAAGAGAAACCGTCACAGAATTCAGATGTTCCTGGAGAGTCTATGGATCACACTTCATTTATTTCAGAGTGGTCCGATTATATCATTTAA
- the LOC110782689 gene encoding serine acetyltransferase 5 isoform X1 — MLAVSYAIPSCCINRFYIREFSSSLQPALHHPWYKKRFGCCSTNQQENCSLGSPTHLPRMPGGDLSVAPSVGHLTANNEAWLWDQIKGEARRDADSEPALASYLYSTILSHSSLERSLSFHLGNKLCSSTLLSTLLYDLFLNILSSDSSLLDAVVADLRAARVRDPACVSFSHCLLNYKGFLACQSHRVAHKLWNQDRRPLALALHSRISDVFAVDIHPAARIGKGILFDHATGVVIGETAIIGDNCSILHHVTLGGTGKAGGDRHPKVGDGVLIGAGATILGNVRIGDGAKIGAGSVVLIDVPPRTTAVGNPARLIGGKEKPSQNSDVPGESMDHTSFISEWSDYII, encoded by the exons ATGTTGGCGGTTTCATATGCCATTCCGTCTTGCTGCATTAACAGATTTTATATCCGAGAATTTTCAAGTTCTCTTCAACCGGCCCTCCACCACCCCTGGTACAAGAAGAGATTCGGGTGCTGCTCCACCAATCAG CAGGAAAATTGCAGTTTAGGTTCTCCCACACATCTCCCTAGAATGCCAGGAGGGGATTTGAGTGTTGCACCATCAGTGGGTCATTTAACAGCAAATAACGAGGCGTGGTTGTGGGATCAGATAAAGGGTGAAGCCCGTCGTGATGCTGATTCAGAGCCTGCACTTGCCTCTTATCTATACTCCACAATCCTTTCACACTCCTCTCTAGAACGGTCACTCTCCTTCCACCTAGGAAACAAGCTGTGTTCCTCCACTTTGCTGTCAACTCTTCTTTATGATCTCTTCCTTAACATCTTATCATCTGATTCTTCTCTGCTTGATGCTGTTGTTGCTGATTTACGTGCTGCCAGAGTACGTGACCCAGCTTGTGTATCCTTTTCTCACTGCCTTCTAAACTACAAGGGGTTCTTAGCATGTCAATCACACCGTGTGGCCCACAAACTATGGAATCAAGATAGACGGCCTCTTGCACTTGCACTTCACTCCAGAATATCTGATGTATTTGCTGTTGATATCCACCCTGCTGCTAGAATTGGGAAGGGGATACTCTTTGATCATGCTACTGGTGTTGTTATTGGAGAGACAGCAATAATTGGTGACAACTGTTCGATATTACATCACGTGACACTTGGTGGAACAGGAAAAGCTGGAGGTGACCGTCACCCAAAAGTCGGTGATGGAGTTTTAATAGGTGCTGGGGCAACAATCCTGGGTAATGTTAGGATTGGTGATGGAGCAAAGATAGGTGCAGGATCAGTAGTGCTCATTGATGTTCCTCCTAGAACAACAGCTGTGGGTAATCCAGCTAGATTAATCGGTGGCAAAGAGAAACCGTCACAGAATTCAGATGTTCCTGGAGAGTCTATGGATCACACTTCATTTATTTCAGAGTGGTCCGATTATATCATTTAA
- the LOC110782690 gene encoding zinc finger BED domain-containing protein RICESLEEPER 1, translating to MEITSETVLKKPKRLTSVVWNHFERIKKADICYAVCVHCNKRLSGSSNSGTTHLRNHLMRCLKRSNYDVSQLLAKRRKKDNTVTLTSYNFDEGQPKNEHVPVAAIKFEPGPKREEAISVGSTKFDQERSRMDLARMIILHGYPLAMVDHIGFKVFVKNLQPMFDIATNSSLELDCITIYEKEKKKVCGTIGRLSGRISVAVDLWNSPENARYLCLTAHYIDEEWTLQKKILNFIMIDAAHTEDIHSEVVIKCLADWGIERRLFSMTFGDLFTSDDIVSRIKNHLSQNRPLLSDGKLFDVRCAAHALKLLVGDAMDVLSEVIHKIRESIRYVKSTQTMQGKFNELAQQAGIDNQKNLLADCPMRWNSTSVMLETALAYKTAFSLLQEHDSAYTGGLSEEEWEWMSSVTAFLKLFVEITNSITSNKSPTSNIYFPEICDAHLQLIEWCKSSDEFVKSMALKMKAKFEIYWNKCSLSLAIAAILDPRFKMPLVQYYYQEIYGSSAEHHIKQVSDGVRQLFNEYMIGSTSVSVDHGVGSSSSGIGSDSRDRLKGFDKFLHETSQGKNSVSDLDKYLEEPVFPRNYDFNIFTWWKVHTPRYPILSMMAQDVLGVPMSTVTSELAFRNGGRVLDQYRSSLHSDTVQALICTQDWLRTEVEGSSPSVSPVPLCIDAT from the exons ATGGAAATAACAAGTGAGACAGTGCTTAAGAAACCGAAACGGTTGACATCGGTTGTCTGGAATCACTTTGAAAGAATAAAGAAGGCTGATATATGTTATGCTGTTTGTGTACATTGTAATAAGAGGCTAAGTGGATCAAGTAATAGTGGAACAACACATTTGAGAAATCATTTGATGCGATGTTTGAAGAGATCCAACTATGATGTATCTCAGCTGCTTGCTAAGAGAAGGAAGAAGGATAACACCGTTACTCTTACAAGCTACAACTTCGATGAAGGGCAGCCAAAGAATGAACATGTTCCAGTTGCAGCTATTAAGTTTGAGCCAGGGCCTAAAAGGGAAGAGGCTATTTCTGTTGGGAGTACAAAATTTGACCAAGAGCGAAGTAGGATGGATCTTGCTCGGATGATCATATTACATGGTTATCCTTTGGCCATGGTTGACCATATTGGCTTCAAAGTTTTTGTGAAAAATTTGCAGCCAATGTTTGATATTGCAACAAACAGTTCACTTGAGTTGGACTGCATTACCATATAtgaaaaggagaagaagaaagtCTGTGGGACCATAGGCAGACTAAGTGGCAGGATAAGTGTTGCTGTTGATTTGTGGAATTCACCTGAGAATGCTAGATACTTGTGTCTTACGGCCCACTATATTGATGAAGAATGGACATTGCAGAAGAAGATACTAAATTTCATTATGATTGATGCTGCTCATACTGAAGACATACACTCAGAAGTGGTTATCAAATGTCTGGCAGATTGGGGCATAGAGAGGCGCCTTTTTTCCATGACATTTGGCGACCTTTTCACCAGTGATGATATTGTTTCCAGAATTAAAAACCATTTATCTCAAAATAGGCCTCTTCTGAGTGATGGTAAATTGTTCGATGTGCGTTGTGCAGCACATGCTTTGAAGTTGCTGGTTGGAGATGCTATGGATGTACTAAGTGAGGTGATACATAAGATTAGAGAAAGTATTCGCTATGTGAAAAGTACTCAAACAATGCAGGGGAAGTTCAACGAATTAGCTCAACAAGCTGGAATAGATAATCAGAAGAATCTATTAGCTGACTGTCCAATGCGATGGAACTCGACATCTGTGATGCTTGAAACAGCGTTAGCATACAAAACTGCTTTCTCTTTACTGCAGGAACATGATTCTGCATATACAGGTGGTTTATCTGAAGAAGAGTGGGAATGGATGAGTTCTGTTACTGCCTTCTTGAAGCTTTTTGTTGAGATAACCAATTCAATTACCAGCAATAAATCTCCTACATCAAATATATATTTCCCTGAAATTTGTGATGCTCATTTACAACTTATTGAGTGGTGTAAGAGCTCAGATGAGTTTGTCAAATCTATGGCTCTGAAAATGAAAGCTAAGTTTGAAATTTATTGGAATAAATGCAGTTTGTCATTAGCCATAGCAGCAATCTTGGATCCCAGATTCAAGATGCCATTGGTGCAATATTATTACCAGGAAATCTATGGAAGTAGTGCAGAACATCATATCAAACAAGTCTCTGATGGGGTCAGACAGCTTTTCAACGAATATATGATTGGGTCAACATCAGTTTCAGTTGATCACGGTGTTGGAAGCAGTTCCAGCGGTATTGGGAGTGACTCTAGGGATCGATTAAAAGGGTTTGACAAATTCCTCCATGAAACTTCACAGGGTAAAAATTCAGTTTCAGACTTGGATAAATATTTGGAGGAACCCGTGTTTCCCCGTAACTATGATTTCAATATTTTTACATGGTGGAAAGTTCATACACCAAGATATCCTATCCTTTCAATGATGGCCCAAGATGTTCTTGGCGTTCCCATGTCAACTGTCACATCTGAGTTGGCTTTCAGGAATGGAGGCAGGGTTCTAGACCAGTATCGTAGTTCTCTACATTCAGATACTGTTCAGGCTCTGATATGCACACAAGATTGGTTGCGAACAGAAGTAGAAG GATCCAGTCCAAGTGTTAGTCCTGTGCCTTTGTGCATCGACGCCACTTAG